From a region of the Hyalangium ruber genome:
- a CDS encoding DegT/DnrJ/EryC1/StrS family aminotransferase, with amino-acid sequence MEEVTLSQKLFVPSLPTLWPSMLLGRPRSSSFQPFAASNVRYFYFARNAVWLTVKMLGLDKGEVLMPAYHHGVEVGAVVDAGATPRFYRVGSRWDVDLEDVEKKIGPNTKALYLIHYAGFPGPAAEMRQIADRHGIPLIEDCALSLLSADGTVPLGTTGDIGIFCLYKTLPVPNGGALTINGPRQYSLPEPPLPPSVSTFSHTVSALLQNLELRGGAMGRGLRSLVRSVGHGTVKAANIERVATGTQHFNRDHVDLGMSPLTKRIALAQDMEAIVEKRRRNYFFLLGRLRDISTPLFNQLPPGVSPLFYPLVVQDKAEVMGSLHAQGIDAIDFWRRFHPACDATAFPEVAQLRRSIVEIPCHQDLSPEVMAAVAAAVREAVKSDRRTRKRTG; translated from the coding sequence ATGGAAGAAGTGACGCTTTCCCAGAAGCTGTTCGTCCCCTCCCTGCCCACGCTCTGGCCGAGCATGTTGTTGGGGCGCCCGCGGTCGAGCTCCTTCCAGCCGTTCGCCGCGTCGAACGTGCGCTATTTCTACTTCGCCCGGAACGCCGTCTGGCTCACGGTGAAGATGCTGGGGTTGGACAAGGGCGAGGTGCTGATGCCGGCCTACCACCACGGTGTGGAGGTGGGGGCCGTCGTGGACGCGGGCGCCACGCCGCGCTTCTACCGCGTGGGCAGCCGGTGGGATGTGGACCTGGAGGACGTGGAGAAGAAGATCGGCCCGAACACCAAGGCCCTCTACCTCATCCACTACGCGGGCTTCCCGGGCCCGGCGGCGGAGATGCGCCAGATCGCCGATCGCCACGGCATTCCCCTCATCGAGGACTGCGCCCTGTCGCTGCTGTCGGCGGACGGCACGGTGCCGCTGGGGACGACGGGCGATATCGGCATCTTCTGCCTGTACAAGACGCTGCCGGTGCCCAACGGGGGCGCGCTGACGATCAACGGCCCTCGGCAGTACAGCCTGCCGGAGCCGCCGCTGCCGCCCAGCGTGTCCACGTTCAGCCACACCGTGTCCGCGCTGCTCCAGAACCTGGAGCTGCGGGGTGGGGCGATGGGCAGGGGGCTGCGCAGCCTCGTCCGGAGCGTGGGCCACGGCACGGTGAAGGCGGCCAACATCGAGCGCGTGGCCACGGGGACGCAGCACTTCAACCGGGACCACGTGGACCTGGGCATGAGCCCGCTGACCAAGCGCATCGCCCTGGCGCAGGACATGGAGGCGATCGTCGAGAAGCGGCGGCGCAACTACTTCTTCCTGCTCGGGCGGCTGCGGGACATCTCGACGCCGCTGTTCAACCAGTTGCCGCCGGGAGTGAGCCCGCTCTTCTATCCGCTGGTGGTGCAGGACAAGGCGGAGGTGATGGGGAGCCTGCACGCGCAGGGCATCGACGCCATCGACTTCTGGCGGCGCTTCCACCCGGCGTGTGACGCGACGGCCTTCCCGGAGGTGGCGCAGTTGCGGCGCTCCATCGTGGAGATTCCGTGCCACCAGGACCTGTCGCCCGAGGTGATGGCAGCGGTGGCCGCGGCGGTGCGCGAGGCGGTGAAGTCGGACCGTCGCACGCGCAAGCGCACCGGCTGA
- a CDS encoding GumC family protein, with translation MERGMTADQVLVALWRRKALVGAIAAAVFAVGAAVVMTRPSMYEASSVVRVEPQRPGEEMVQRTVSELIEQRLLTVRQELMARPVLQKAIEEMNLYPEIVSEKGMEHAVAQMRKDLTIRVEGENAFELTYANRDPNVASQVANRLPALFAEETLKLRQAQARRATELFKGEMDALAQDVSKWERSIAEFKIRHGGELPEQIEMNMRGLERISHLMQTKSEELRVAEARRSDLARARNAADSEAGRLEAAENGLTRALVAARTSWTEDHPEVKRLNSELETMAGKRKDAEGRMVAERNERTRVGTLIENIQAEIQGLQKDAEMYQKRLDNTPKWAHELAVMNRDYEIARTKYQSVVSRKVEAEIAEELEAKSSKSLFNVISPAGVPVTPARPDRLAGMLIALLVALGLGVLTGVVLEMRDDSIRDGHELRERLTLPVLAVVPNMQGKTEKRVLMPSSGTRNGISSPTTLN, from the coding sequence ATGGAGCGTGGGATGACGGCGGACCAGGTGCTCGTGGCCCTGTGGCGCCGCAAGGCACTGGTGGGGGCCATCGCAGCAGCGGTTTTCGCGGTGGGAGCGGCCGTCGTAATGACCCGGCCGAGCATGTACGAGGCGTCTTCGGTGGTCCGCGTGGAGCCACAGCGGCCCGGCGAGGAGATGGTGCAGCGCACCGTGAGCGAGCTGATCGAACAGCGCCTGCTCACCGTGCGCCAGGAGCTGATGGCGCGGCCGGTGCTCCAGAAGGCCATCGAGGAGATGAACCTCTACCCGGAGATCGTCTCCGAGAAGGGGATGGAGCACGCGGTGGCGCAGATGCGCAAGGACCTCACGATTCGCGTCGAGGGTGAGAACGCCTTCGAGCTGACGTACGCGAACCGCGATCCGAACGTGGCCTCGCAGGTGGCCAACCGGCTGCCGGCCCTCTTCGCGGAGGAGACGCTCAAGCTGCGTCAGGCCCAGGCCCGGCGCGCCACCGAGCTCTTCAAGGGCGAGATGGATGCGCTGGCCCAGGACGTGTCCAAGTGGGAGCGCAGCATCGCCGAGTTCAAGATTCGCCACGGCGGTGAGCTGCCCGAGCAGATCGAGATGAACATGCGCGGCCTGGAGCGCATCAGCCACCTGATGCAGACCAAGTCCGAGGAGCTGCGCGTGGCCGAGGCCCGCCGTTCGGACCTGGCCCGTGCCCGTAACGCCGCGGACAGCGAGGCCGGTCGCCTCGAGGCCGCCGAGAACGGGCTCACCCGCGCCCTGGTCGCCGCCCGCACCTCGTGGACGGAGGACCACCCCGAGGTGAAGCGCCTCAACAGCGAGCTGGAGACCATGGCCGGCAAGCGCAAGGACGCCGAGGGCCGCATGGTGGCCGAGCGCAACGAGCGCACCCGCGTGGGCACCCTGATCGAGAACATCCAGGCGGAGATCCAGGGCCTGCAGAAGGACGCGGAGATGTACCAGAAGCGCCTGGACAACACCCCGAAGTGGGCCCACGAGCTGGCGGTGATGAACCGCGACTACGAGATCGCCCGCACCAAGTACCAGAGCGTGGTGTCGCGCAAGGTGGAGGCGGAGATCGCCGAGGAGCTGGAGGCCAAGAGCTCCAAGAGCCTCTTCAACGTCATCTCCCCGGCGGGCGTGCCCGTCACGCCTGCTCGGCCGGATCGCCTGGCCGGCATGCTGATCGCGCTGCTGGTGGCCCTGGGCCTGGGCGTGCTCACCGGCGTGGTGCTCGAGATGCGCGACGACAGCATCCGCGACGGGCACGAGCTGCGCGAGCGGCTCACCCTGCCGGTGCTGGCGGTGGTCCCGAACATGCAAGGTAAGACGGAGAAGCGGGTGTTGATGCCTTCGTCCGGTACGCGGAACGGGATTTCTTCCCCGACCACACTGAACTGA
- a CDS encoding gluconeogenesis factor YvcK family protein, whose translation MSAMDLDSSLQEAWSEEARRAQQRGRNELLQPQVQRPTRIVAMGGGTGLPVVLRGLARKADPKPGDPGVDITAVVTMSDDGGSSGRLRRSQGVLPPGDVRNCLVALAGGKTALAEVFQYRFGGAKGLAGHAVGNLLIAALAELKGDFMEAVRVSAEMLGARGQVLPCTLAPVQLVAKMTDATEVVGERNIVRAQGRVHRVSLSPRSPPPSEGLLEAIHSADLIVIGPGSLYSSVIPNLLVDGVAQALQETRALKVMVANLMTQPGETDGMTCLDHVRAIIEHAGPVLDAVLINGTTPPPESIQRYARKGAYVIPVDRRELITAGVIPVEADLLKEGSKIRHDGRKIARCLLKMARSGL comes from the coding sequence ATGTCGGCGATGGATCTGGATTCGTCTCTGCAGGAGGCATGGAGTGAGGAGGCGAGGCGCGCCCAGCAGCGGGGGCGCAATGAGCTGCTACAGCCTCAGGTGCAACGCCCCACGCGCATCGTCGCCATGGGCGGCGGCACGGGGCTCCCGGTGGTGCTCCGGGGCCTGGCGCGCAAGGCGGACCCGAAGCCCGGGGACCCGGGCGTGGACATCACCGCCGTCGTCACCATGAGCGATGACGGGGGCAGCTCCGGTCGCCTGCGCCGCTCTCAGGGCGTGCTGCCTCCGGGCGATGTCCGCAACTGCCTGGTGGCGCTGGCGGGCGGCAAGACGGCGCTGGCCGAGGTGTTCCAGTACCGCTTTGGCGGGGCCAAGGGCCTGGCTGGGCACGCGGTGGGCAACCTGCTCATCGCCGCGCTGGCGGAGCTGAAGGGCGACTTCATGGAGGCGGTGCGCGTCTCCGCGGAGATGCTCGGGGCGCGGGGCCAGGTGCTGCCGTGTACGCTGGCGCCGGTCCAGCTCGTGGCGAAGATGACGGACGCCACCGAGGTGGTGGGCGAGCGCAACATCGTCCGCGCCCAGGGCCGGGTTCACCGGGTGTCGCTCAGCCCGCGTTCGCCTCCGCCCTCCGAGGGGCTGCTGGAGGCCATCCACAGCGCGGACCTCATCGTCATCGGCCCGGGCTCGCTCTACTCGAGCGTTATTCCCAACCTGCTGGTGGACGGGGTGGCCCAGGCGCTGCAGGAGACGCGGGCGCTCAAGGTCATGGTGGCCAACCTCATGACTCAGCCCGGGGAGACGGACGGCATGACGTGCCTGGACCACGTCCGCGCCATCATCGAGCACGCCGGGCCGGTGCTGGACGCGGTGCTCATCAACGGCACGACGCCTCCTCCTGAGTCCATCCAGCGCTACGCGCGCAAGGGTGCCTACGTGATTCCCGTGGATCGCCGCGAGCTGATTACCGCGGGCGTCATCCCCGTGGAGGCGGACCTCCTCAAGGAGGGGTCCAAGATCCGACACGACGGCCGGAAGATTGCTCGCTGCCTGCTGAAGATGGCGCGCAGCGGCTTGTAG
- the exoE gene encoding polyisoprenyl-phosphate hexose-1-phosphate transferase ExoE → MLRVFHHYFSARKLTFFLAESSAIALACVLGAAGCAWMFAPAGTRPPLMAMGPTLLVLSAAFVLAFQFTLYLLDLYDLRVAAEDRQRGYRFLKAAGVTAAVVGIAMLAVPLVYPVQLPPGTLLGGAMGALAGTMAVRVSLRAVVGAPSPVLLIGDGFKARAVAKAIEEGGEGSYRVVAMVDPRRDGVGALDEMATRLKVEYVVQAADDMRGANWVDSLLRCRLSGMRVYDAAGFCERVLRRIPVQFLRASDFAFADELTVSPVRRAFKRVFDVAVASLLLLLASPFLVLVAVAIKLDSKGPLFYRQERVGISGKSYWLWKFRSMRTDAEKDGAVWARTNDDRVTRVGRFIRKTRIDEIPQVLNVLVGDMSFVGPRPERPVFVEQLKKQIPFYGLREAVKPGITGWAQICYPYGASVEDARNKLEFDLYYVKNGSLFLDIGIIFHTVRHVLLGRGAR, encoded by the coding sequence GTGCTTCGGGTTTTTCACCATTATTTCTCTGCCAGGAAACTCACGTTCTTTCTCGCCGAGAGCTCGGCGATTGCCCTGGCCTGTGTGCTGGGTGCCGCGGGGTGCGCGTGGATGTTCGCGCCAGCGGGGACTCGGCCGCCGCTGATGGCGATGGGGCCGACGCTGCTGGTGCTGAGCGCGGCGTTCGTGCTCGCCTTCCAGTTCACGCTGTACCTGTTGGACCTGTATGACCTGCGCGTGGCCGCCGAGGATCGGCAGCGCGGCTATCGCTTCCTGAAGGCTGCGGGTGTCACCGCGGCGGTAGTGGGCATCGCGATGCTCGCGGTGCCGCTGGTGTACCCGGTGCAGCTGCCTCCCGGCACGCTGCTGGGTGGCGCGATGGGCGCGCTGGCCGGCACCATGGCGGTGCGCGTGTCGCTGCGCGCGGTGGTGGGGGCTCCCTCGCCGGTGCTGCTGATTGGGGACGGCTTCAAGGCGCGCGCCGTGGCCAAGGCCATCGAGGAAGGTGGCGAGGGCAGCTACCGCGTGGTGGCCATGGTGGATCCGCGCCGCGACGGCGTGGGGGCGTTGGACGAGATGGCCACGCGCCTGAAGGTCGAGTACGTGGTGCAGGCCGCCGATGACATGCGCGGCGCCAACTGGGTGGACTCGCTGCTGCGCTGCCGGTTGTCGGGCATGCGCGTGTATGACGCGGCGGGTTTCTGCGAGCGCGTGCTGCGCCGCATCCCCGTGCAGTTCCTGCGCGCCAGCGACTTCGCCTTCGCCGATGAGCTGACCGTGTCGCCGGTGCGGCGGGCCTTCAAGCGGGTGTTCGACGTGGCCGTGGCCTCGCTGCTGCTGCTCCTGGCCTCGCCCTTCCTGGTGCTGGTGGCCGTGGCCATCAAGCTCGACTCGAAGGGCCCGCTCTTCTATCGCCAGGAGCGCGTGGGCATCAGCGGCAAGTCCTACTGGCTGTGGAAGTTCCGCAGCATGCGCACCGACGCGGAGAAGGACGGCGCGGTGTGGGCGCGCACCAATGACGACCGCGTCACGCGGGTGGGTCGCTTCATCCGCAAGACGCGCATCGACGAGATTCCGCAGGTGCTCAACGTGCTGGTGGGCGACATGAGCTTCGTGGGGCCGCGGCCCGAGCGCCCGGTCTTCGTCGAGCAGCTCAAGAAGCAGATTCCCTTCTACGGGCTGCGCGAGGCGGTCAAGCCGGGCATCACCGGGTGGGCGCAGATCTGCTACCCGTACGGCGCCTCGGTGGAGGACGCGCGCAACAAGCTCGAGTTCGACCTGTATTACGTGAAGAACGGGTCGCTGTTCCTGGACATCGGCATCATCTTCCACACCGTGCGGCACGTGCTGCTCGGGAGGGGAGCGCGGTAG
- a CDS encoding TlpA family protein disulfide reductase, producing MKWGITIAAVVLAAALLVVLLMGFGRNPHEVPFMMAGKPAPAFTLRAMDSGKKVTLDEFRGRPVVINFWASWCGPCRQEHPVLEWGQDKFGDQVQFLGIVFEDSEENAVQFLQQMGASFPQLVDPRSRVAVDYGVAGVPETYFIDTNGVILPGKDSRGNALGKHVGPIDPQTLADRIRLLTTGGGSPPTARP from the coding sequence ATGAAGTGGGGAATCACCATTGCCGCCGTCGTGCTCGCCGCGGCGCTGCTCGTCGTGCTGCTGATGGGCTTCGGGCGAAACCCGCACGAGGTGCCCTTCATGATGGCGGGCAAGCCGGCGCCGGCCTTCACCCTGCGGGCCATGGACAGCGGCAAGAAGGTGACGCTGGACGAGTTCCGCGGTCGCCCGGTGGTCATCAACTTCTGGGCCTCGTGGTGCGGACCCTGCCGGCAGGAGCACCCGGTGCTCGAGTGGGGCCAGGACAAGTTCGGCGACCAGGTGCAGTTCCTCGGCATCGTCTTCGAGGACTCCGAGGAGAACGCGGTGCAGTTCCTCCAGCAGATGGGCGCCAGCTTCCCGCAGCTGGTGGATCCGCGCTCGCGCGTGGCGGTGGACTACGGCGTGGCCGGCGTGCCGGAGACGTACTTCATCGACACCAACGGGGTCATCCTCCCGGGCAAGGACTCCCGGGGCAACGCCCTGGGCAAGCACGTGGGGCCCATCGATCCTCAGACGCTCGCCGACCGTATCCGCCTGCTGACCACCGGTGGGGGCTCCCCGCCGACGGCCCGGCCGTGA
- a CDS encoding GNAT family N-acetyltransferase: MIRESEVTPEPQLSQWLRVDVVHELSTLARMRAEWDALLDASDAGPFNAWEWLYPWCRRIAPDRRPLIFTARDRTGALVGLMPLGFELRRVMGRLVGRLAFLGETHIGSDYLDVVARRGQEEAVTRAFANALRETHGSWDVLDLTDLREDSLTVKVLRETFPDLEVGVTDRYVCPYETFTPGEPFDAFLKRTGRRDNYLRRRKWLEKQEGYRIERTEAPGALAAPMTDFFRLHAARWAADGGSQGIKGKGVESFHRDATQLLAERGRLRLYTMKVGSQAVASVYGIVHRDTFIYFQSGYDPAWRNKSVGLVLVGETFKDALEAGLTEYDFLRGTETYKSDWTTKQRRTVSVRVHASTGAGAWFTRHESAARSAREVLKRVLPEDTVERIRRLRRRRAAV; the protein is encoded by the coding sequence ATGATTCGTGAATCCGAGGTGACGCCCGAGCCACAGCTCTCGCAGTGGCTGCGGGTGGATGTCGTCCACGAGCTCTCCACGCTGGCCCGGATGCGCGCCGAGTGGGACGCGCTGCTCGACGCGAGCGACGCGGGGCCCTTCAACGCCTGGGAGTGGCTCTATCCCTGGTGTCGCCGGATCGCTCCGGACCGCCGGCCGTTGATCTTCACGGCCCGTGACCGCACCGGCGCGCTGGTCGGGTTGATGCCGCTGGGCTTCGAGCTGCGCCGGGTCATGGGCCGGCTGGTGGGCCGGCTCGCGTTCCTGGGCGAGACGCACATCGGCAGCGACTACCTGGACGTGGTGGCCCGCCGGGGCCAGGAGGAGGCCGTCACCCGCGCCTTCGCCAACGCCCTGCGCGAGACGCACGGGAGCTGGGACGTGCTGGACCTCACGGACCTGCGCGAGGACTCGCTCACCGTGAAGGTGCTGCGCGAGACCTTCCCGGACCTGGAGGTCGGCGTCACCGACCGCTACGTGTGCCCGTACGAGACGTTCACGCCGGGCGAGCCCTTCGATGCCTTCCTCAAGCGCACGGGCCGGCGGGACAACTACCTGCGCCGGCGCAAGTGGCTGGAGAAGCAGGAGGGCTACCGCATTGAGCGCACCGAGGCGCCCGGAGCGCTGGCGGCGCCGATGACGGACTTCTTCCGCCTGCACGCGGCGCGCTGGGCCGCGGACGGCGGCTCCCAGGGCATCAAGGGCAAGGGCGTGGAGTCCTTCCACCGCGACGCCACGCAGCTGTTGGCCGAGCGGGGCCGGCTGCGCCTGTACACGATGAAGGTGGGCAGCCAGGCCGTGGCCTCCGTGTACGGCATCGTCCACCGCGACACGTTCATCTACTTCCAGTCCGGCTATGACCCGGCCTGGCGCAACAAGAGCGTGGGGCTGGTGCTCGTGGGCGAGACCTTCAAGGACGCGCTCGAGGCGGGGCTCACCGAGTACGACTTCCTGCGCGGCACCGAGACGTACAAGTCCGACTGGACGACGAAGCAGCGGCGCACGGTGTCGGTGCGCGTCCACGCCTCCACGGGGGCGGGAGCGTGGTTCACCCGCCACGAGTCGGCGGCGCGCTCGGCCCGCGAGGTGCTCAAGCGCGTGCTGCCGGAGGACACGGTGGAGCGCATCCGCCGGCTGCGGCGGCGCCGGGCCGCCGTGTAG
- a CDS encoding GNAT family N-acetyltransferase: MEARQLTPAPSVQEISDRAGFMALEPEWNALVEATANELFYRHEFLRIWIDNFAPSAQLRVLTLRDGEGRLTAALPLMAERTTMYGVPVRQLSGTANPHSCRFDLIAQEPEAAAAMFLAWLRTDKSWDVLRLTDVPEGGAGWYLLEEARAAGLGTGTWESLQSPYVPLPATREAYQATLQSKFKANCRRRRKKLEEKGRLTVERVEGGLELEAKLEEGFALEQSGWKGQRGTAMAQDAGTRGFYTELARDAAYAGRLSLYFLRLDGRPVAFQYGLTYGGRYFLLKPGYDESLKECSPGQLLMDEVLADCISRGLREFDFLGPDMVWKRDWTDKVRRHTWVSIFNDSAFSRALCAAKFRWVPAAKEVVARWKK, encoded by the coding sequence ATGGAAGCCAGACAGCTCACGCCCGCCCCGAGTGTCCAGGAGATATCGGACCGGGCCGGGTTCATGGCGCTGGAGCCGGAGTGGAACGCGCTCGTGGAGGCCACGGCCAACGAGCTCTTCTACCGGCACGAGTTCCTGCGCATCTGGATCGATAACTTCGCGCCTTCGGCCCAGCTGCGGGTCCTCACCCTGCGGGACGGGGAGGGGCGCCTGACGGCGGCGCTGCCGCTGATGGCCGAGCGGACGACGATGTACGGGGTGCCCGTGCGGCAGTTGTCGGGCACGGCCAACCCGCACTCGTGCCGCTTCGACTTGATTGCCCAGGAGCCGGAGGCCGCGGCGGCGATGTTCCTGGCCTGGCTGCGCACGGACAAGAGCTGGGACGTGCTCCGGCTCACCGACGTGCCAGAGGGCGGAGCGGGCTGGTACCTGCTCGAGGAGGCGCGCGCCGCGGGGCTGGGGACGGGGACGTGGGAGTCGCTCCAGTCGCCCTATGTCCCGCTGCCGGCCACACGGGAGGCCTACCAGGCCACGCTCCAGTCCAAGTTCAAGGCGAACTGCCGGCGGCGGCGCAAGAAGCTGGAGGAGAAGGGCCGGCTCACGGTCGAGCGGGTGGAGGGCGGCCTGGAGCTGGAGGCGAAGCTGGAGGAGGGCTTCGCGCTGGAGCAGAGCGGCTGGAAGGGCCAGCGCGGCACGGCGATGGCGCAGGACGCGGGCACGCGGGGCTTCTACACGGAGCTGGCGCGGGACGCGGCCTACGCGGGCCGGCTGTCGCTCTACTTCCTGCGCCTGGATGGGCGGCCGGTGGCCTTCCAGTACGGGCTCACCTACGGCGGGCGCTACTTCCTGCTCAAGCCGGGCTACGACGAGAGCCTCAAGGAGTGCAGCCCGGGCCAGCTCTTGATGGACGAGGTGCTGGCCGACTGCATCTCGCGCGGCCTGCGCGAGTTCGACTTCCTGGGGCCGGACATGGTGTGGAAGCGGGACTGGACGGACAAGGTCCGCCGCCACACCTGGGTCTCCATCTTCAATGACTCCGCATTCAGTCGCGCGCTGTGCGCGGCCAAGTTCCGCTGGGTCCCCGCGGCGAAAGAGGTGGTGGCGCGATGGAAGAAGTGA
- a CDS encoding tetratricopeptide repeat protein, protein MTQPTNWWPGLIALAISLLCGVAYLLLQRGKNRAAPAPEAQRDGVLDDLDRRAQSLIEQLKELVADKHNLSPEQFAAEKSRLELEAAAALRARDEYVKQRKSPAPGTSGSTAPAPTAPAPTGFAATHPQLMGALWGAAIVTFFGALGYLLVSEQRPRDEGMEATGRVPPGAEGAPGQPQGMSQEDQELAEAQERLKANPNDLESAALVAHEMIRRQSPEEAERLTNRTLALDPFHIESRVHRGVLRAIRGDVPGAEQELETLADTYPGAQEALLFLGFIHIQSGNRAKALAYFERFAVEVPRNMQPPQLEAAIAQLRQEVAGQQP, encoded by the coding sequence ATGACGCAGCCGACCAACTGGTGGCCGGGACTCATCGCCCTGGCGATCTCCCTGCTCTGCGGAGTCGCCTACCTGCTGCTGCAGCGGGGAAAGAACCGCGCCGCCCCCGCGCCCGAGGCGCAGCGCGACGGCGTGCTGGACGACCTGGACCGGCGCGCGCAGTCGCTCATCGAGCAGCTCAAGGAGCTGGTGGCCGACAAGCACAACCTCTCCCCCGAGCAGTTCGCCGCCGAGAAGTCCCGGCTGGAGCTCGAGGCCGCCGCCGCCCTGCGCGCCCGGGATGAGTACGTGAAGCAGCGCAAGAGCCCCGCTCCGGGGACTTCCGGCTCCACGGCGCCCGCCCCCACGGCCCCGGCGCCCACGGGCTTCGCCGCGACCCACCCGCAGCTCATGGGCGCGCTGTGGGGCGCGGCCATCGTCACGTTCTTCGGGGCCCTGGGCTATCTGCTCGTCTCCGAGCAGCGCCCGCGCGACGAGGGCATGGAGGCCACGGGCCGGGTGCCTCCGGGTGCCGAGGGCGCCCCGGGCCAGCCGCAGGGCATGAGCCAGGAGGACCAGGAGCTCGCCGAGGCCCAGGAGCGCCTGAAGGCCAACCCGAACGATCTGGAGTCCGCGGCGCTGGTGGCGCACGAGATGATCCGGCGCCAGAGCCCCGAGGAGGCCGAGCGGCTGACGAACCGGACGCTCGCCCTGGATCCGTTCCACATCGAGTCGCGGGTCCACCGCGGCGTGCTGCGCGCCATTCGCGGCGATGTGCCGGGCGCGGAGCAGGAGCTGGAGACGCTGGCGGACACCTACCCCGGCGCCCAGGAGGCCCTGCTGTTCCTGGGCTTCATCCACATCCAGTCCGGCAACCGGGCCAAGGCGCTGGCGTACTTCGAGCGCTTCGCCGTGGAGGTGCCGCGCAACATGCAGCCGCCGCAGCTCGAGGCCGCCATCGCGCAGCTCCGCCAGGAAGTCGCCGGCCAGCAGCCCTGA
- a CDS encoding CpsD/CapB family tyrosine-protein kinase, producing MDRTIERAGNFLPRVDESAGNPNAVDRRVVTLTAPASAAAEQYRTLYYRLERMREVKPMKVIAFTSAMPGEGKTVTAVNLALAAARANPDRRILLIDADLRRCQVATTLGIRAQKGLSELLTDDECQVRDVVRRFHATRLAVIPAGGTPEEPTQVLASGKMKQFLKAVRDNFEEVYIDLPPTLPFADAGILAHQTDGVMMVVRANVTPTKAVNQAVEQLGGAPLLGCVLNGAEVSTTPYLKNYIKK from the coding sequence ATGGACAGGACGATAGAGCGGGCGGGCAACTTCCTTCCTCGGGTGGACGAATCAGCGGGAAACCCGAACGCCGTGGACCGTCGGGTGGTGACCCTGACGGCCCCGGCCTCGGCGGCGGCCGAGCAGTACCGGACGCTGTACTACCGGCTGGAGCGGATGCGGGAAGTGAAGCCGATGAAGGTGATTGCCTTCACCTCGGCGATGCCCGGTGAGGGCAAGACGGTGACGGCGGTGAACCTGGCGCTGGCGGCGGCGCGGGCCAATCCGGATCGGCGCATCCTGCTGATCGACGCGGATCTGCGGCGCTGCCAGGTGGCCACCACCCTGGGCATCCGTGCCCAGAAGGGTCTGTCGGAGCTGCTGACCGACGACGAGTGCCAGGTGCGGGACGTGGTGCGGCGCTTCCACGCCACGCGGCTGGCGGTCATCCCCGCGGGGGGGACGCCCGAGGAGCCGACGCAGGTGCTGGCCAGTGGGAAGATGAAGCAGTTCCTCAAGGCGGTGCGCGACAACTTCGAGGAGGTGTACATCGACCTGCCGCCCACGCTGCCCTTCGCGGATGCGGGCATCCTGGCCCACCAGACCGACGGGGTGATGATGGTGGTTCGCGCCAACGTCACGCCGACCAAGGCGGTGAACCAGGCGGTGGAGCAGCTCGGCGGCGCGCCGCTCCTGGGCTGCGTGCTGAACGGGGCGGAGGTGAGCACCACTCCGTACCTGAAGAACTACATCAAGAAGTAA
- a CDS encoding cytochrome c-type biogenesis protein, which translates to MTAALLSLALAAGLVTGQFAPQQAGSDPLADPVLEARVQKLGKELRCAVCQGVSIADSPASMARAQLDTVRELVAEGKSDEEIITYFVERYGEWVLLEPTKEGFNWLVWAGPLLLLVGGLLIILKQVKREPAPASAQATPAATPPASAEAEDPYLQAIRRELDQ; encoded by the coding sequence ATGACTGCCGCCCTCCTCTCCCTCGCTCTCGCCGCCGGTCTCGTCACCGGCCAGTTCGCTCCCCAGCAGGCCGGGAGCGATCCTCTCGCGGACCCCGTCCTGGAGGCGCGCGTCCAGAAGCTCGGCAAGGAGCTGCGCTGCGCCGTGTGCCAGGGCGTCTCCATCGCCGACAGCCCGGCCTCCATGGCCCGCGCCCAGCTCGACACCGTGCGCGAGCTCGTCGCCGAGGGGAAGAGTGACGAGGAGATCATCACGTACTTCGTGGAGCGCTACGGAGAGTGGGTGCTGCTGGAGCCCACCAAGGAGGGTTTCAACTGGCTCGTCTGGGCGGGCCCCCTCCTCCTCCTCGTGGGCGGACTCCTCATCATCCTGAAGCAGGTCAAACGTGAGCCGGCGCCCGCCTCCGCCCAGGCCACGCCTGCCGCCACACCGCCCGCGTCCGCCGAGGCGGAGGACCCGTACCTGCAGGCCATTCGCCGGGAGCTGGATCAATGA